One Leptospiraceae bacterium genomic window, CAAAGTTCTTAACTCTTTGATTGTCGGCAGACGCCAATCTGTTCTGCCTGCATAGCCGGCACCACTGTTCAACGGAGTACAGGCAGAAACTGCTGCAGTCCAGGTATACGTTGAAGCTGTGCCCGTACCGCAATTTGACCCACTCAGTCCTTCCGAGCAGGTTTTCCACACAAGACTTGTTATCTTGTCAGTTGTGATATAATCAGATGTTCCCGTCAGCGTCGGTCCAGTAAAACTGCGCGAATAAGGTTTTCTCAGGTAATGAGAATCCTGACCATAGGGAAAATTAAAATTTCCGACAGTGTACGTTTGCGTACAATTTGTATCTAAAGTCCAAGTTGTGCCATTAGCATAAAAGCATTGTGTTTGACCGGTGTATGAGATCCCGCTGGTTCCGGTGCTAGTTCCACTGCTGGTTCCGGCACTGGTTCCGCTGCCTGCCCTGCCTGAATTCAGAAGAAAACTGGCAAGCAGAGCTGCAGGATTCTTCGAGGTATCGAGAATGCTAGGTTCGAGACGAATGCAGGACGTGAAGATGAGTGCAAGTATGGGGATCAGCGGGACAAAAAATCTTTGAAAAATAAAGAAGGTTCTGATACGAAACAAGGATGATGATTCTGCAGACCTGTGCCGGAGTCTTTTGTTGAATTTGACATTTGGATAAAAAATCATCATGCACAGCCTCCCGTTTTTTTAAGGATCAAGCAAAACAAAATATTTATT contains:
- a CDS encoding DUF1566 domain-containing protein, translating into MMIFYPNVKFNKRLRHRSAESSSLFRIRTFFIFQRFFVPLIPILALIFTSCIRLEPSILDTSKNPAALLASFLLNSGRAGSGTSAGTSSGTSTGTSGISYTGQTQCFYANGTTWTLDTNCTQTYTVGNFNFPYGQDSHYLRKPYSRSFTGPTLTGTSDYITTDKITSLVWKTCSEGLSGSNCGTGTASTYTWTAAVSACTPLNSGAGYAGRTDWRLPTIKELRTLPNYGNNPAFDATYFPGTVSNNYWSSTVRAALTTNAYYMVSSSGGDFFGLKTTGTYNVRCVSGTASNTQTLTDNGDGTVTESPTGLLWQKCLAGQNALDCSGTANSIYWSDAIAYCENLSFAGKTNWRLPDVNELKNLIVDSQLGPYINLTYFPNLGNSDCWSSTSALSGPNSAWTVDFSNGFARTRGKTFVVTFGLRCVSGP